A window from Solanum stenotomum isolate F172 chromosome 7, ASM1918654v1, whole genome shotgun sequence encodes these proteins:
- the LOC125870296 gene encoding 11S globulin seed storage protein 2-like: MAVTTRLLLAILFFAFLLSAANAIREYQGQQGQGGTRLTQAQQCRLQRLTGSQPSDRIESEGGFTELWDENEEQFQCAGVAPMRIVIRGNSLSLPKFHPMPRLVYIQRGQGIVGITYPGCAETFQSQTFHAGQEPREESPQGRRGDQHQKVHRIRQGDVVAIPAGAAHWCYNDGEEELVAVAVNDLNHRSNQLDQNFRAFYLAGGVQESESQRAQTGLRKQRTHKFQNIFRAFDTELLAEAFNIPTEIVRKMQEEQIERGTIVNVREGMSIIRPDEEEEEGRPQRGQQWWEEIIGNGLEENICTMKIRTNIETQRRADIFSRQAGKVNHVGRQKLPILEYIDMSASKGTIYPNALMSPHWTLTGHSVVYVERGDAQVQVVDQTGQQVMNDKVNQGEMFVAPQYFPATIKAGENGFEFVVFRTSSQPMNNQLAGYTSVIRAMPVEVLTNAYQISPNEAQRLKINRGGESLLLSPQRRSS, encoded by the exons ATGGCGGTCACTACTAGGCTCTTGCTAGCTATACTGTTCTTTGCTTTTCTCTTGTCTGCAGCAAATGCAATAAGAGAGTATCAGGGTCAGCAAGGTCAGGGAGGCACTCGTCTGACTCAAGCTCAACAATGCCGCTTACAGAGGCTTACAGGAAGCCAGCCCTCTGATCGAATTGAGTCAGAGGGCGGCTTCACTGAGCTGTGGGACGAGAACGAGGAGCAATTCCAGTGCGCTGGAGTTGCTCCTATGAGGATTGTTATCCGCGGTAATTCTCTTTCTCTTCCTAAATTTCATCCCATGCCTCGCTTGGTTTACATCCAGCGTGGACAGGGAATAGTTGGCATTACTTACCCTGGCTGTGCTGAGACTTTCCAGTCACAGACCTTCCATGCCGGCCAAGAGCCAAGGGAAGAGAGCCCCCAAGGCCGCAGAGGCGACCAGCACCAGAAAGTCCACCGTATCCGCCAAGGTGATGTTGTGGCAATTCCAGCTGGTGCTGCTCATTGGTGCTATAATGACGGTGAGGAAGAGCTTGTAGCTGTAGCCGTTAACGACCTCAACCATCGATCCAACCAGCTTGATCAGAACTTCAGG GCATTTTACTTGGCCGGTGGAGTACAAGAAAGTGAAAGCCAAAGAGCTCAAACTGGTCTAAGAAAGCAAAGGACACACAAGTTCCAGAACATTTTCCGTGCTTTTGACACAGAATTGCTGGCCGAGGCCTTCAACATCCCCACAGAGATTGTGAGGAAGATGCAAGAAGAACAGATCGAACGTGGAACAATTGTCAATGTGAGGGAAGGAATGAGCATTATTAGGCccgatgaagaagaagaagaagggcgACCACAACGAGGACAACAATGGTGGGAGGAAATAATTGGAAATGGCTTAGAAGAAAACATTTGCACAATGAAAATCCGGACCAATATAGAAACTCAAAGACGAGCTGATATCTTCTCAAGGCAAGCCGGCAAAGTTAACCATGTTGGTCGCCAAAAACTTCCCATCCTTGAATACATTGACATGAGTGCCTCTAAAGGAACCATTTATCCG AATGCATTGATGAGCCCTCATTGGACATTGACTGGCCACAGCGTGGTATACGTTGAAAGAGGAGACGCACAAGTGCAGGTAGTAGATCAGACCGGGCAACAAGTGATGAACGACAAGGTGAATCAAGGAGAAATGTTTGTGGCTCCTCAGTACTTCCCCGCAACGATTAAAGCAGGGGAGAATGGATTTGAATTTGTGGTGTTTAGGACAAGTAGTCAACCAATGAACAATCAACTTGCAGGTTACACATCAGTGATTAGAGCAATGCCTGTTGAGGTCCTCACAAACGCGTACCAGATATCGCCAAATGAAGCACAACGCTTGAAGATAAACAGGGGAGGAGAGAGCCTCCTTCTATCTCCTCAACGAAGGTCCTCTTAA